In one Bacillus sp. PK3_68 genomic region, the following are encoded:
- a CDS encoding metal-dependent hydrolase, translating to MKGSAHLAIGGGSGLATAVYLHTDPLTTAALVGIGAVAGLAPDLDVNGKLSNRITISKKWLILFFAAAGLLLIGYSYVMLSGFVQSAGFIVGLCLTILPRLFIKQRTMLFITGAGLGVTAWYADIFWLLLLSGFIIVSSFLSHRSLTHSLIGAACFAGIAWQFQQSVGIEGSFLAASIAYMSHLVADMKVWPANKRGIKWFQPLFNKEF from the coding sequence ATGAAAGGATCGGCTCATTTGGCTATCGGAGGAGGCTCCGGATTAGCAACAGCTGTTTATTTACATACGGATCCTCTTACTACAGCTGCATTAGTTGGCATTGGGGCAGTAGCTGGTCTTGCACCTGACCTTGACGTAAATGGAAAGCTGTCCAATCGAATTACTATATCAAAAAAGTGGCTGATCTTGTTTTTTGCAGCAGCTGGCCTGCTTCTAATTGGCTATAGCTACGTAATGTTGAGCGGTTTTGTTCAGTCGGCTGGCTTCATCGTTGGTCTTTGCTTGACGATATTGCCTAGATTGTTTATTAAGCAGCGTACGATGCTCTTTATAACAGGAGCTGGATTAGGTGTGACCGCTTGGTATGCCGATATTTTTTGGCTGTTGTTGTTAAGCGGGTTTATTATTGTTTCTTCATTTTTATCTCACCGTTCATTAACTCACTCTTTAATAGGAGCTGCCTGTTTTGCAGGGATAGCGTGGCAATTCCAACAAAGTGTAGGAATTGAAGGCAGCTTTTTGGCTGCTTCGATCGCTTACATGAGCCATTTAGTAGCAGATATGAAAGTATGGCCGGCTAATAAAAGAGGCATTAAATGGTTTCAGCCATTGTTTAATAAAGAGTTTTAA
- a CDS encoding AbrB family transcriptional regulator, with protein MKVNKWVVLLVSSLGGLLLSLTGLSIGWMLGTLLAAAFISFAFPQISGAKDIPKSWLYIGQLILGIQLGQKINLSVLTAFQSHWIVITLMIGLSVVFSLLSGLSLWKFSRSDMLTSFFGTAPGGLSAMPALAEEVGANTAVVSIIQTMRVFLVILIIPVFVSLWTIHPASAAAVQQTSLGFEPSQLLWTAVLALTGWGGYHIGKYLKFPAPWLLGSMTAVAIVQSFSSSYAGHNMVAYWPHNLIVLSQILIAVSIGVRFHKKMFIGLKQTLIVGLISTIGLIGVMFACAYLVSLVTGIDFKTAALAFAPGGIAEMATTAVVLDADSTFVVAVQVLRILAVCLVLPPFFRLLHGWEMRKEVHSHLSA; from the coding sequence ATGAAAGTAAACAAATGGGTCGTCCTACTAGTAAGCAGCCTTGGCGGGCTGTTGTTATCATTGACTGGTTTGTCAATTGGTTGGATGTTAGGAACCTTGCTTGCGGCCGCTTTTATTTCTTTTGCTTTTCCGCAAATTTCAGGAGCAAAAGACATCCCTAAAAGCTGGTTATATATAGGACAGTTAATATTGGGCATTCAATTGGGTCAAAAGATTAACCTGTCGGTGTTAACTGCTTTTCAGTCTCATTGGATCGTTATCACTCTTATGATCGGATTATCAGTTGTTTTCTCATTACTTTCCGGTCTTAGTTTATGGAAATTTAGCCGCTCAGATATGCTCACAAGCTTTTTTGGCACAGCGCCTGGCGGATTGTCAGCTATGCCGGCACTGGCGGAAGAGGTAGGCGCCAACACTGCAGTGGTGAGCATTATTCAGACCATGCGTGTGTTTTTAGTGATTTTAATTATTCCGGTGTTCGTTTCACTTTGGACGATACATCCAGCTAGCGCAGCGGCTGTGCAACAGACTTCACTGGGATTTGAGCCAAGTCAATTGCTGTGGACAGCCGTATTAGCTCTGACAGGATGGGGCGGTTATCATATCGGGAAATATTTAAAATTCCCGGCACCTTGGCTTCTGGGAAGCATGACAGCTGTGGCAATTGTTCAATCATTCAGTTCTTCCTATGCCGGTCATAATATGGTAGCCTACTGGCCGCACAACTTGATCGTTTTGTCACAAATTTTGATTGCCGTATCGATTGGAGTCCGTTTTCATAAGAAAATGTTTATCGGACTGAAGCAGACGCTGATTGTCGGCTTGATCAGTACCATTGGGCTGATTGGTGTGATGTTTGCCTGTGCATACCTTGTTTCTCTTGTGACAGGCATAGATTTTAAAACAGCTGCACTCGCTTTTGCACCAGGGGGAATTGCTGAAATGGCCACGACAGCGGTTGTACTTGATGCAGATTCGACCTTTGTAGTTGCTGTGCAAGTGCTTAGAATTTTGGCCGTTTGTCTTGTGTTACCGCCTTTCTTTCGATTGCTGCACGGTTGGGAGATGCGGAAGGAGGTTCATTCGCACCTCTCTGCGTAA
- a CDS encoding LysR family transcriptional regulator: protein MDERDWRVLQTLFNEKNMTKAANKLYISQPALTNRLKQMEKEFGVQIVNRGRRGVQFTPQGEYLAKCADDMLLKLQHIKENVLNMEKKITGTLRLGVSTFFTDYKLPGLLKLFKDEYPDIEFKVMTGWSNEIIHLAYNQDVHVAFVKGDYSWKGGKKLLFEEPIYIASREKITLEDLPDLPRIDYHTDQNLRTVVDNWWAENYTKPPLVSIDVDKAGTSKNMMANGLGYAILPGMLLSDLKDVYKIAIRSKDGQPIIRKTWMIFHEESLQLNIVRAFVEFMEQVDLEKIN, encoded by the coding sequence ATGGATGAAAGAGATTGGCGCGTCTTACAAACATTATTTAATGAAAAAAACATGACAAAAGCGGCAAACAAGCTGTACATTTCTCAGCCCGCACTAACGAACCGTTTAAAGCAAATGGAAAAGGAATTCGGTGTGCAAATTGTCAATCGTGGACGGCGCGGTGTACAATTTACTCCCCAAGGAGAGTATCTTGCTAAATGTGCTGATGACATGCTGTTAAAGCTGCAGCATATAAAAGAGAATGTGCTGAACATGGAAAAGAAAATTACTGGCACACTCCGGCTCGGTGTCTCCACCTTTTTTACAGATTATAAACTTCCCGGGCTGCTAAAGCTCTTTAAAGATGAATACCCCGATATAGAATTTAAAGTGATGACAGGCTGGAGCAACGAAATTATTCATTTAGCTTATAACCAGGATGTACACGTTGCTTTTGTGAAAGGAGATTATAGTTGGAAAGGCGGCAAAAAGCTCTTATTCGAAGAGCCAATTTATATTGCTTCCAGAGAAAAAATTACTTTGGAAGATTTGCCCGATCTGCCGCGGATCGATTATCATACAGATCAGAACTTGCGGACAGTCGTCGATAATTGGTGGGCAGAAAACTATACGAAACCGCCTCTTGTCAGTATCGATGTAGACAAAGCCGGCACAAGCAAAAATATGATGGCCAACGGCTTGGGCTATGCTATTTTGCCAGGGATGCTCTTAAGCGATTTAAAAGATGTGTATAAAATAGCCATCCGCTCAAAAGATGGACAGCCGATCATCCGAAAAACGTGGATGATTTTCCATGAAGAATCGCTCCAGCTTAACATTGTCCGGGCTTTTGTTGAATTTATGGAGCAGGTGGATTTGGAGAAAATTAACTAG